One genomic segment of bacterium includes these proteins:
- a CDS encoding DUF3341 domain-containing protein has translation MATRETDGLYGYLAEFREPWDLIDAAAKVRDAGYTRWDCHTPFPLHGLDGAMGIRGTRLPWLVLCGGLTGLTLALLMQWWMNAHDYPFLISGKPLFGLPAAVPVTFELTVLLSALTTFFGMWGLNLLPQHHHPLFNSERFRRATSDRFFISIEARDPLFRGEGTREFLAGLGADAVEPVED, from the coding sequence ATGGCGACACGAGAGACGGACGGCCTCTACGGTTACCTCGCGGAGTTCCGCGAGCCGTGGGACCTGATCGACGCGGCCGCCAAGGTCCGCGACGCCGGCTACACCCGCTGGGACTGCCACACGCCGTTCCCGCTGCACGGGCTGGACGGCGCCATGGGGATCCGCGGCACGCGCCTGCCTTGGCTGGTGCTCTGCGGCGGCCTGACCGGGCTGACCCTGGCGCTGTTGATGCAGTGGTGGATGAACGCGCACGACTACCCGTTCCTGATCAGCGGCAAGCCCCTGTTCGGGCTGCCGGCGGCGGTCCCGGTCACCTTCGAGCTGACGGTGCTGCTGAGCGCGCTGACGACGTTCTTCGGGATGTGGGGGCTCAACCTGCTGCCGCAGCACCACCACCCCCTGTTCAACAGCGAGCGGTTCCGGCGCGCGACGTCCGACCGCTTCTTCATCTCGATCGAGGCGCGCGACCCCCTGTTCCGGGGCGAGGGCACGCGCGAGTTCCTGGCGGGCCTGGGCGCCGACGCCGTCGAGCCCGTGGAGGACTGA